One stretch of Armigeres subalbatus isolate Guangzhou_Male chromosome 2, GZ_Asu_2, whole genome shotgun sequence DNA includes these proteins:
- the LOC134209025 gene encoding uncharacterized protein LOC134209025: MLTGTACIGVLHQPPDRRTNVTDNNNHVESILAIHSDLDELDVAIQLGDYNQSNLVWSTAQNTFPVLDVQQSYLPASTSILLDGFSLNGLTQINPIANHNSRILDLVLVNDNIKSESSVFNATEPLIDLDLNHPALEITIQLKLPTVYEDVADLHSLDFHRADYTTLCETISAIDWRALGTATCVDDAVDYFNEQVNQAILDCVPLRRPVPKPPWSNSRLCQLKRARSKALRSYCRSRCPFLKRVFTQASNSYRLYKRFLYKRYMIRTQSNLRRNPKQFWSFVNSKRKGNGLPVEMYLKDKSASTLQGKCNLFVEHFKTAFNGSVASQSQIIAALHDTPRNTVELSCFEISTHLVKAAIDKLKQSSSIGPDGIPACVLKKMR; encoded by the coding sequence ATGCTCACTGGTACTGCTTGCATCGGAGTTCTTCACCAACCGCCAGACCGGCGAACAAATGTCACTGATAATAATAATCATGTCGAATCTATTCTGGCAATTCATTCAGATTTGGATGAATTGGACGTCGCAATTCAGCTTGGAGATTACAATCAATCCAATCTGGTTTGGTCTACTGCGCAGAATACGTTCCCGGTCTTGGATGTGCAGCAATCGTACCTCCCGGCCTCTACCTCAATTTTGTTAGACGGATTCAGTTTAAACGGCCTTACGCAAATCAACCCGATTGCTAATCACAATTCTCGTATACTTGACTTGGTTCTagtcaatgacaacatcaaaagTGAATCTTCTGTTTTTAATGCTACGGAACCTTTGATCGACCTCGATCTGAACCATCCGGCCCTTGAGATCACCATTCAACTGAAACTCCCAACGGTATACGAAGATGTCGCGGATCTACATAGCCTGGATTTTCATCGCGCCGATTACACTACTTTGTGTGAGACAATCTCTGCCATTGACTGGCGAGCTCTTGGTACGGCAACTTGCGTGGATGACGCAGTGGATTACTTCAACGAGCAGGTGAATCAAGCCATCCTTGACTGCGTTCCTCTCCGTCGACCTGTCCCTAAACCACCATGGTCGAATTCCCGATTGTGTCAGTTGAAACGAGCGAGGTCAAAAGCTTTACGTAGTTACTGTCGATCTCGTTGTCCATTCTTGAAGCGGGTTTTCACTCAGGCGAGTAACAGTTATCGTCTGTACAAACGTTTTCTCTACAAGCGATACATGATCCGTACACAGTCCAACCTCCGTAGGAACCCGAAGCAGTTTTGGTCTTTCGTTAATTCCAAAAGGAAAGGAAATGGATTGCCGGTGGAAATGTACCTTAAGGACAAGTCCGCCAGTACGCTGCAGGGTAAATGCAACCTGTTCGTGGAACATTTCAAGACTGCATTCAACGGTTCTGTGGCATCGCAATCGCAAATAATCGCAGCACTTCATGACACTCCTAGGAATACGGTTGAATTAAGTTGCTTCGAAATCTCTACGCATCTTGTTAAAGCAGCAATcgataaattgaaacagtccagCTCTATTGGTCCTGACGGAATTCCAGCCTGTGTGTTAAAAAAAATGCGCTGA